One genomic segment of Ignavibacteriota bacterium includes these proteins:
- the nqrE gene encoding NADH:ubiquinone reductase (Na(+)-transporting) subunit E: MVEHYLSLFIKSVFIENMALAFFLGMCTFLAVSKKVETAIGLGIAVVGVQAITVPANNFLYQNVLKEGALSWAGLESVDLTFLGLITYIGVIAAIVQILEMTLDKYVPSLYNSLGIFLPLITVNCVILAGSLFMVERNYTFPESVVYGVGSGTGWALAIVALAGIREKMKYSNVPKGLRGLGITFITAGLMAIAFMLFSGIQL; encoded by the coding sequence ATGGTTGAACATTATTTGAGTTTATTTATAAAATCCGTTTTTATAGAAAATATGGCGTTAGCCTTTTTCTTAGGAATGTGTACTTTTCTCGCCGTTTCTAAAAAAGTTGAAACTGCAATTGGTTTGGGTATTGCAGTTGTTGGAGTTCAAGCAATTACTGTTCCGGCAAATAATTTTCTTTATCAAAATGTTTTAAAGGAAGGTGCTTTAAGTTGGGCTGGATTGGAAAGTGTTGATCTAACTTTTCTTGGATTGATTACTTACATTGGTGTTATTGCCGCAATTGTTCAAATATTGGAAATGACTTTAGATAAATATGTTCCATCTCTCTATAATTCACTTGGGATATTTCTACCTTTAATTACCGTTAACTGTGTAATTCTTGCAGGTTCATTATTTATGGTTGAAAGAAATTATACTTTTCCCGAAAGTGTTGTTTACGGAGTTGGTTCAGGTACTGGCTGGGCTTTAGCAATTGTTGCTTTAGCGGGCATAAGAGAAAAAATGAAATATAGCAATGTTCCTAAAGGGTTACGCGGATTGGGAATTACATTTATTACTGCGGGTTTAATGGCAATAGCTTTTATGTTATTTTCTGGAATTCAATTATAG
- a CDS encoding Na(+)-translocating NADH-quinone reductase subunit C, with translation MSSDSTKKTIGVALGVCLACSVFVSSATVALDSIQKQNKKLDKMKNILQAGNLSFNEKNAEEVFKDKIVSIIIDLENGSVIDKSQYSPELNPDVFNIKTLSESKKFGTDILPDKDLGNIKKRPNFMLGYEVVNENQVIEKYILPIFGKGLWSTMYGFLALNKDLKTVEGITFYEHGETPGLGGEIDNQSWKASWKGKQLFDQNGSQILEILKGKVDPNDSNKNSQIDGLSGATLTTRGVDNTIKYWMGNDGYAKFLENLRKDI, from the coding sequence ATGTCATCCGATAGTACAAAAAAAACAATTGGCGTTGCATTAGGTGTTTGTCTAGCTTGTTCGGTATTTGTTTCCTCGGCTACAGTTGCGTTGGATTCAATTCAGAAGCAAAACAAAAAGCTTGATAAAATGAAAAATATTCTTCAAGCTGGGAATTTATCGTTCAATGAAAAAAATGCCGAAGAAGTATTCAAAGATAAAATAGTTTCAATTATAATAGATTTGGAGAATGGTTCTGTAATTGATAAATCACAATATTCACCTGAGCTAAATCCAGATGTTTTTAATATTAAAACTTTAAGTGAAAGTAAAAAATTTGGAACTGATATTTTGCCGGATAAAGATTTGGGAAACATTAAAAAAAGACCAAATTTCATGCTTGGTTATGAGGTTGTTAATGAAAATCAAGTAATTGAAAAATATATTCTGCCGATATTTGGAAAGGGGTTGTGGTCAACTATGTATGGATTTCTTGCGCTTAACAAAGATCTGAAAACCGTTGAGGGAATTACGTTTTATGAACACGGTGAAACTCCCGGATTAGGCGGCGAAATTGATAATCAAAGTTGGAAAGCAAGTTGGAAAGGCAAACAATTATTTGACCAAAATGGCTCACAAATTTTGGAAATATTAAAAGGAAAAGTTGATCCAAATGATTCAAATAAAAATAGCCAAATTGATGGACTTTCCGGCGCAACTTTAACTACAAGAGGTGTTGATAATACAATTAAATACTGGATGGGAAATGATGGTTATGCTAAATTTTTGGAAAATTTAAGGAAGGATATTTAA
- the nqrF gene encoding NADH:ubiquinone reductase (Na(+)-transporting) subunit F, which translates to MTGLNLVLLGVFMFTLIVLLLVVLILYAKSILVASGTVNININDSKEHSLTVPIGGKLLNVLASNHVFLPSACGGGGTCGECKCVVLEGGGDVLPTETSKLNRKQIRDHYRLSCQVPVKSNLKIHVPEEVFEIKKWNCTVISNVNVATFIKELKLQLPEGESVDFRAGGYIQIEAPAHVVNYSDFIIEEEYRGDWDKFNMWRFVSKVNEPVLRAYSMANYPEEKGLIMLNVRIASPPPRMPDVPPGQMSSFIFNLKPGDKVTISGPYGEFFAKDTNAEMVFIGGGAGMAPMRSHIFDQLKRINTNRKMSFWYGARSMREAFYNEEFDKLAAEHPNFKWHLALSEPLPEDNWKGYTGFIHQVLFENYLKNHPAPEDCEYYMCGPPMMNNAVIQMLENLGVERDNIMLDDFGG; encoded by the coding sequence ATGACTGGATTAAATTTAGTTCTATTAGGCGTATTTATGTTTACGCTTATAGTCTTACTTTTAGTTGTTTTAATTTTATATGCAAAATCAATATTGGTTGCAAGCGGTACAGTAAATATCAATATTAATGATAGCAAAGAACATTCACTAACTGTTCCTATTGGCGGAAAATTATTAAATGTTTTGGCATCAAATCATGTTTTTTTGCCTTCTGCATGCGGCGGCGGCGGTACTTGCGGAGAATGTAAATGCGTTGTTCTTGAAGGCGGCGGCGATGTTCTACCAACAGAAACTTCTAAATTAAACAGAAAGCAAATTAGAGATCATTACAGATTATCATGCCAAGTTCCGGTAAAAAGTAATTTGAAAATCCATGTTCCGGAAGAAGTTTTTGAAATTAAAAAATGGAATTGCACGGTTATCTCAAATGTTAACGTTGCAACTTTTATAAAAGAATTAAAACTTCAGTTGCCGGAAGGGGAAAGTGTAGATTTTAGAGCTGGCGGATATATTCAAATTGAAGCTCCTGCTCACGTTGTAAATTATTCTGATTTTATTATTGAAGAAGAATACCGCGGCGATTGGGATAAATTTAATATGTGGAGATTTGTTTCAAAAGTTAACGAACCGGTTTTAAGAGCTTACTCTATGGCTAATTATCCAGAGGAAAAAGGTTTAATTATGCTTAATGTTCGTATTGCTTCTCCACCTCCGAGAATGCCGGATGTACCACCTGGACAAATGTCATCGTTCATTTTTAATTTGAAGCCCGGTGATAAAGTTACAATTTCTGGTCCATATGGCGAGTTCTTTGCAAAAGACACAAATGCAGAAATGGTTTTTATAGGCGGCGGTGCGGGAATGGCGCCAATGCGTTCACATATTTTTGATCAGCTAAAAAGAATTAATACAAATAGAAAAATGTCTTTCTGGTACGGTGCACGAAGTATGCGGGAAGCATTCTATAATGAAGAATTTGATAAACTTGCGGCTGAACATCCAAACTTTAAATGGCATTTAGCTTTATCAGAACCATTGCCTGAAGATAATTGGAAAGGTTACACCGGATTTATTCACCAAGTTTTATTTGAAAATTATCTCAAAAATCATCCGGCACCGGAAGATTGTGAATATTATATGTGCGGTCCACCAATGATGAATAATGCCGTTATTCAAATGTTGGAAAATCTTGGTGTTGAAAGAGATAATATTATGCTTGACGATTTTGGCGGTTAA
- a CDS encoding ATP-dependent DNA helicase RecQ: protein MDKALSILQEKFGHKSFRGQQEKIINELVVNKNNCLVLMPTGAGKSICYQIPALLFDSGTIVISPLIALMQDQVDALKAKGISGEFINSTLNPNDREKRLSDFINGKIKFLYVTPERFRKKDFAEKIKSAKISLLAIDEAHCISEWGHDFRPDYSRISEFRELLGNPLTIALTATATIEVQKDIIAKLGLKNDQIKLFHQGIQRPNLRLETEDVYDENETMVQIENVIQKYKGSGIIYFALIKKLERYSQLLNDRKIPHTIYHGKLEAKKRKQIQQEFISGNQKIILATNAFGMGIDKPDIRFVIHAEIPSSIESYYQEIGRAGRDGKDSLCKLLYNQSDLYTQMEFIKWANPNADYYENIYNLIREDISRVNGFGIEFLRERMSDRDKNDFRVETVLAMLDRYGVTEGSLENSNLSLQTDLPEELCNDESLKEKLMNDNKKLLAVVNYFKTKSCRRIYISEYFGFFDQPPCHNCDNCIE from the coding sequence ATGGATAAAGCTTTATCAATTCTTCAAGAAAAATTTGGACATAAAAGTTTTAGAGGGCAGCAAGAAAAAATAATTAACGAGCTTGTTGTTAATAAAAATAATTGCTTGGTTTTAATGCCAACCGGCGCCGGAAAATCTATTTGTTATCAAATTCCGGCATTATTGTTTGATAGTGGGACGATTGTAATTAGTCCATTGATTGCCTTGATGCAAGATCAAGTTGATGCATTAAAAGCAAAAGGTATTTCCGGTGAATTTATTAATTCTACCTTAAACCCAAATGATAGAGAAAAACGCTTAAGCGATTTTATAAACGGCAAAATTAAATTTTTATACGTTACGCCGGAAAGATTTAGAAAAAAAGATTTTGCTGAAAAAATTAAATCAGCGAAAATTTCTTTGCTTGCAATTGATGAAGCCCATTGTATTTCTGAATGGGGACACGATTTTAGACCAGACTATTCAAGGATTTCAGAATTCAGAGAATTGCTTGGCAATCCGCTCACAATTGCTTTAACCGCAACTGCAACAATAGAAGTTCAAAAAGATATTATTGCAAAACTTGGTTTGAAGAATGATCAAATAAAATTATTTCATCAAGGAATTCAACGACCAAATCTTAGGCTTGAAACTGAAGATGTTTATGATGAAAATGAAACAATGGTTCAAATAGAAAATGTAATTCAAAAATATAAAGGTTCCGGAATTATATATTTTGCTTTAATAAAAAAATTAGAAAGATACTCGCAACTTTTAAATGATAGAAAAATCCCGCATACAATTTATCATGGAAAACTTGAAGCAAAAAAACGAAAACAAATTCAGCAAGAATTTATTTCCGGAAATCAAAAAATTATTCTCGCAACAAATGCCTTTGGGATGGGAATTGACAAACCGGATATAAGATTCGTAATTCATGCGGAAATTCCCTCTTCAATTGAATCTTATTATCAAGAAATTGGTCGAGCCGGTAGAGATGGTAAAGACTCTTTGTGCAAATTATTATATAATCAAAGCGATCTTTACACTCAAATGGAGTTTATTAAATGGGCAAATCCAAATGCCGATTATTACGAAAATATTTACAATTTGATTAGAGAAGATATCAGCAGAGTAAATGGATTTGGTATTGAATTTTTAAGAGAACGAATGAGTGATAGAGATAAAAATGATTTTAGAGTTGAAACCGTTCTCGCAATGCTGGATAGATATGGAGTTACCGAAGGCTCCTTAGAAAATAGTAATCTTTCTCTGCAAACAGATCTTCCGGAAGAATTGTGTAACGATGAAAGTTTAAAAGAAAAGTTAATGAACGACAACAAAAAATTATTAGCGGTTGTAAATTATTTCAAAACAAAATCATGCAGAAGAATTTATATTTCAGAATACTTTGGATTTTTTGATCAACCACCTTGCCATAATTGTGATAATTGTATTGAATAA
- a CDS encoding NADH:ubiquinone reductase (Na(+)-transporting) subunit D yields MTKYKEILLDPIFKNNPIALQVLGICSALAVTSKLETAIVMSLAVTLVTAFSNFSVSLIRKHIPSSIRIIVEMTIIASLVIVADQLIKAFAYDVSKQLSVYVGLIITNCILMGRAEAYALQNPPVASFLDGIGNGLGYSFVLLAVGFVRELIGSGKLLGFTIFTLNTEGGWYVPNGLFLLSPSAFFLIGLIIWAIRTWKPDQVEES; encoded by the coding sequence ATGACTAAATACAAAGAAATTCTTCTCGACCCAATATTTAAAAACAATCCAATTGCGCTTCAAGTTCTTGGAATTTGTTCAGCATTAGCAGTTACTTCAAAATTGGAAACGGCAATTGTAATGTCTTTAGCCGTTACACTTGTTACTGCTTTTTCAAATTTTTCAGTCAGCTTAATAAGAAAACATATTCCAAGCAGTATCAGAATTATTGTTGAAATGACGATTATTGCTTCATTAGTAATTGTTGCTGATCAGTTAATTAAAGCTTTTGCATATGATGTTAGCAAACAACTTTCCGTTTATGTTGGATTGATTATTACAAATTGTATTTTAATGGGTAGAGCGGAAGCTTACGCATTGCAGAATCCACCAGTTGCAAGTTTTCTTGATGGAATTGGAAATGGATTGGGTTACTCGTTCGTTCTTTTAGCTGTTGGATTTGTTAGAGAATTAATTGGCTCGGGAAAATTATTAGGATTTACAATATTTACTTTAAATACTGAAGGCGGCTGGTACGTTCCAAACGGATTGTTTTTATTATCCCCAAGCGCTTTTTTTCTTATCGGATTAATTATTTGGGCAATAAGAACTTGGAAACCAGATCAAGTTGAGGAGAGTTAA
- a CDS encoding CBS domain-containing protein, with amino-acid sequence MITAGEILANKGGKLISVNIDSTVAEALHYMIENRIGAILIKDGDEIKGIWTERDLMKNVITEGFYSKTTKIKDVMSTNLIFASHTESLYQLMDKCLGMRLRHLLIEKDGKFIGLLSAGDLTRANLIQKSKDLEELNKMADWDYYENWKWNKNQ; translated from the coding sequence ATGATTACAGCCGGTGAAATATTAGCAAATAAAGGGGGAAAATTAATTTCGGTAAATATTGACTCGACTGTTGCTGAAGCGTTACACTATATGATTGAAAATAGAATTGGTGCAATTCTTATAAAAGACGGCGATGAAATTAAAGGTATTTGGACCGAAAGAGATTTAATGAAAAATGTTATTACAGAAGGGTTTTACTCCAAAACAACTAAAATCAAAGACGTAATGTCAACAAATTTAATATTTGCTTCACACACAGAATCATTATATCAATTAATGGATAAATGTCTTGGAATGCGTTTAAGACATTTGCTGATTGAGAAGGATGGAAAATTTATTGGATTACTTTCTGCCGGAGATTTAACTCGGGCAAATTTAATTCAAAAATCTAAAGACTTAGAAGAACTTAATAAAATGGCTGATTGGGATTATTATGAAAATTGGAAATGGAATAAAAATCAGTAA
- a CDS encoding septal ring lytic transglycosylase RlpA family protein has product MTSKINSIFHKFLIIIISLYIISCSSSKEFSEFRDVEGILIEDGIASWYGKEFHGKSTANGETYDKNDFTAAHRTLPFGSIVRVTNSENNKSVIVRINDRGPFAKNRIIDLSQKAAQKIEMISSGSAKVELRLLSKSSNSKMPNDLKVPNYSVQVGSFKNKNEALKVSSEIENSRVEEAFVNGEKYFRIYVGLFTNKDEASKLKDELMNNGIDGFVKQIEN; this is encoded by the coding sequence ATGACAAGCAAGATTAATTCAATATTTCACAAGTTTCTGATTATAATAATTTCACTTTATATAATTTCGTGTTCAAGTTCAAAAGAGTTTTCAGAGTTTAGAGATGTCGAAGGAATTTTAATTGAAGACGGAATTGCAAGTTGGTATGGAAAAGAATTTCATGGAAAATCTACAGCAAATGGTGAAACTTATGACAAAAATGATTTCACCGCTGCACACAGAACTTTACCGTTTGGCAGTATAGTTCGAGTTACAAATTCTGAAAATAATAAATCTGTTATTGTAAGAATAAATGACCGTGGACCTTTTGCAAAAAATAGAATAATTGATTTATCTCAAAAAGCTGCGCAGAAAATTGAAATGATAAGTTCCGGTTCCGCAAAAGTGGAATTAAGATTGCTTAGTAAAAGCAGCAATTCTAAAATGCCAAATGATTTAAAAGTTCCGAATTATTCTGTGCAAGTTGGTTCATTCAAAAATAAAAATGAAGCATTAAAAGTAAGCTCAGAAATTGAAAACTCGCGCGTTGAAGAAGCGTTTGTAAATGGTGAAAAATATTTTAGAATTTATGTTGGATTGTTTACAAATAAAGATGAAGCTTCCAAATTAAAAGATGAACTAATGAATAATGGAATTGATGGATTTGTTAAACAAATTGAAAATTAA
- a CDS encoding FAD:protein FMN transferase: MKIGNGIKISKNFIKLSFSAIILFSLIFVGCSSPIQRDIYSLAGTTMGTTYSLKVIEPENSKKLIRLDKKIDSVLVDVNNKMSTYIPTSELSLFNQSTSTDWITISNDLTQVINTSKRISEESNGSFDITVGPLVNLWGFGPIKKDSIIPNQQKIDETLKQVGIKNIEIDFSGKKIKKNIPEIYCDLSAIAKGFGVDKVGLFLESIGLNEYMIEIGGEVRTKGKNKNNENWKIGISSPASNGLQKVLEISNYSVATSGDYFNYFEENGIRYSHTIDPKTGKPITHKLASVTVIHQNCENADAYATAIDVLGPETGYEFALKMKLPVFMIVRENDKFIEKMTPQFEEFIRKENL, from the coding sequence ATGAAAATTGGAAATGGAATAAAAATCAGTAAAAATTTTATTAAGTTAAGCTTTTCCGCAATTATATTATTTTCGCTAATATTTGTTGGATGCAGTTCTCCTATTCAAAGAGATATTTATTCTCTTGCCGGAACTACAATGGGAACAACTTATTCTCTAAAAGTTATTGAGCCGGAAAATTCTAAAAAATTAATTAGGCTTGATAAAAAAATTGACAGCGTTTTAGTTGATGTTAATAATAAAATGTCAACTTATATTCCTACTTCTGAATTATCACTTTTTAATCAATCAACTTCAACTGATTGGATTACTATTTCCAATGATTTAACTCAAGTAATAAATACTTCCAAAAGAATTTCTGAAGAAAGTAACGGCAGTTTTGATATTACGGTTGGACCGCTTGTAAACCTTTGGGGATTTGGTCCCATAAAAAAAGATAGTATAATTCCTAATCAGCAAAAAATTGATGAAACACTTAAACAAGTTGGAATTAAAAATATTGAAATAGATTTTTCTGGAAAGAAAATAAAGAAAAATATACCAGAGATTTATTGTGATTTATCCGCAATTGCAAAGGGATTTGGTGTTGATAAAGTTGGATTATTTTTGGAAAGCATTGGATTAAATGAATACATGATAGAAATTGGCGGAGAAGTAAGAACAAAAGGTAAAAATAAAAATAATGAAAATTGGAAAATTGGAATATCTTCACCGGCTTCAAATGGATTGCAAAAAGTTTTAGAAATTTCAAATTATTCAGTTGCAACTTCCGGAGATTATTTTAATTATTTTGAAGAAAACGGAATTAGATATTCTCATACAATTGATCCTAAAACCGGAAAACCAATTACTCATAAATTAGCAAGTGTAACCGTAATTCATCAAAATTGTGAAAACGCTGATGCTTATGCAACCGCAATTGATGTTTTAGGTCCGGAAACCGGATATGAATTTGCATTGAAAATGAAACTTCCGGTTTTTATGATTGTAAGAGAAAATGATAAGTTTATTGAAAAAATGACTCCTCAATTTGAGGAATTTATTAGAAAGGAAAATTTATAA
- a CDS encoding Na(+)-translocating NADH-quinone reductase subunit A, which produces MGVIKIKKGLNLPINGEPANFIDSTKKVSKVGILGNDFVGLKPTFSVAVGEKVKLGQVLFSDKKNESIKFTSPASGTVTEINRGEKRIFQSIVIDVEGNDEIVFKNYSETQIPSLTRDEIKEQLLNCGMWISLRERPMSKIANPEIVPSSIFITAIDSNPLAPNVSFILKGKENSFKNGLRVLSKLTDGKLFLCKEENSEIPSVQLPNLTEQEFSGLHPKGLAGTHIHFLDPVSRTKKVWYINAQDVAAIGNLFTTGKIDVERIITLAGPSVKNPRYIKTRIGATISEICNNELNEKENRIISGSVFSGRKTTKEENYLGRYHQQISVIEEHNSRDFLGWMNPAQKQFSVKNVMFTSLSKSLKYNFSTSLNGGERAIVPSGSYEKVMPLDILPTFLLRSLAVDDIEDSEKLGCLELDEEDLGLCTFVCPSKIDHAQNLRRNLNLIDKEG; this is translated from the coding sequence ATGGGTGTAATTAAGATAAAAAAGGGATTAAATCTGCCGATCAACGGTGAACCAGCAAATTTTATCGATTCAACTAAGAAAGTTAGCAAGGTTGGAATTTTAGGAAATGATTTTGTTGGATTAAAACCAACTTTTTCTGTAGCAGTTGGCGAAAAGGTAAAATTAGGACAAGTATTATTTTCTGATAAAAAAAATGAAAGTATTAAATTTACATCTCCAGCTTCAGGAACTGTTACAGAAATTAACAGAGGTGAAAAAAGAATATTTCAATCTATTGTAATTGATGTTGAAGGAAATGATGAAATTGTTTTTAAGAATTATTCTGAAACTCAAATTCCTTCTTTAACAAGAGATGAAATAAAAGAACAATTGCTAAATTGCGGTATGTGGATTTCTTTACGTGAACGACCAATGAGTAAAATTGCAAATCCGGAAATTGTTCCAAGTTCAATTTTCATTACAGCAATTGATTCAAATCCGCTTGCACCAAATGTTTCGTTTATACTCAAAGGAAAAGAAAATTCGTTTAAAAATGGTTTGCGAGTTTTAAGCAAATTAACCGATGGCAAATTATTTTTATGCAAAGAAGAAAATAGTGAAATTCCATCCGTACAATTACCAAATTTAACAGAGCAAGAATTTTCCGGATTGCATCCAAAAGGTTTAGCTGGAACACATATTCATTTTTTAGATCCGGTTAGCAGAACAAAAAAAGTTTGGTATATAAATGCACAAGATGTTGCAGCAATTGGAAATTTATTTACAACCGGCAAAATTGATGTAGAGCGAATTATAACTTTAGCGGGACCTTCCGTAAAAAATCCAAGATATATTAAAACAAGAATAGGCGCAACAATTTCTGAAATTTGTAATAATGAATTGAACGAAAAAGAAAATAGAATAATTTCGGGCTCAGTATTTTCGGGAAGGAAAACTACAAAAGAAGAAAATTATTTAGGAAGATATCATCAGCAAATTTCCGTAATTGAAGAACATAATAGTAGAGATTTTTTAGGATGGATGAATCCGGCACAAAAACAATTTTCAGTTAAGAATGTAATGTTTACAAGTTTAAGTAAAAGTTTGAAATATAATTTTTCTACATCACTAAATGGCGGTGAAAGAGCAATTGTGCCAAGCGGAAGTTATGAAAAAGTAATGCCGCTTGATATTTTACCAACTTTTTTACTAAGATCTTTAGCTGTTGATGATATTGAAGATTCTGAAAAATTAGGATGTTTGGAATTAGATGAAGAAGATTTAGGGCTTTGTACTTTTGTTTGTCCATCAAAAATTGATCATGCGCAAAACTTAAGAAGAAATTTAAATTTAATAGATAAGGAAGGATAG
- a CDS encoding NADH:ubiquinone reductase (Na(+)-transporting) subunit B — protein MKFLRKILDSSEKHFHKGGKLEKLFPLYEAGDTFLFTPLTRTKQGSHVRDALDLKRMMVTVVFALIPVVIMALYNTGYQANLAISKLTNFEMTNWQQFVLNVLGVGFNPNSIFANIIHGALYFFPVYIITLAVGGTWEAIFASVRKHEIAEGFLVTSLLFPLILPPDIPYWQVALGISFGVVIGKEVFGGVGMNVLNPALTARAFLFFAYPAEISGDKVWVAVDGLSRATPLAELKDATMQISVSWWDSFVGLIPGSMGETSTLACLIGAVILIATGIGSWRIMLNVVLGMVIMSSIFNLIGSSTNPMFGVSPYWHLVLGGFAFGTVFMATDPVSAAMTENGKIVYGLLIGVLVVLVRVVNPAFPEGMMLSILFMNMFAPTIDKIFINANIKRRIARNVIR, from the coding sequence GTGAAATTTCTTAGAAAAATTTTAGATAGTTCTGAAAAGCATTTTCACAAAGGGGGAAAGTTAGAAAAGCTATTTCCGCTTTATGAAGCCGGCGATACTTTTTTGTTTACTCCGCTTACAAGAACTAAACAAGGCTCTCATGTTAGAGATGCACTTGATTTAAAAAGAATGATGGTAACGGTGGTTTTTGCTTTAATTCCCGTTGTAATTATGGCTTTATACAATACCGGTTATCAAGCAAATTTAGCAATTTCAAAACTCACTAATTTTGAAATGACAAACTGGCAGCAATTTGTTCTAAATGTACTTGGTGTTGGTTTTAATCCGAATAGTATTTTTGCAAATATAATTCACGGAGCTTTATATTTCTTTCCGGTTTATATAATTACGCTTGCAGTCGGCGGAACTTGGGAAGCTATTTTTGCTTCAGTAAGAAAACATGAAATTGCAGAAGGATTTTTAGTTACTAGTTTATTGTTTCCATTAATACTTCCTCCGGATATTCCATATTGGCAAGTTGCACTTGGAATTTCATTTGGAGTTGTAATTGGAAAAGAAGTTTTTGGCGGCGTTGGAATGAATGTTTTGAATCCAGCATTAACCGCACGCGCATTTTTATTTTTTGCGTATCCCGCAGAAATTTCCGGTGATAAAGTTTGGGTTGCTGTTGATGGTTTAAGCAGAGCAACTCCTTTAGCAGAATTAAAAGATGCAACAATGCAGATTTCTGTTAGTTGGTGGGATTCTTTCGTTGGTTTAATTCCCGGCTCAATGGGCGAAACATCAACCTTAGCTTGTTTAATTGGAGCAGTAATTTTAATTGCAACCGGAATAGGTTCTTGGAGAATTATGCTAAATGTAGTTTTGGGAATGGTAATAATGTCATCAATATTTAATTTGATTGGAAGCTCAACAAATCCAATGTTTGGAGTTTCTCCATATTGGCATTTGGTCTTAGGCGGATTTGCATTTGGAACAGTTTTTATGGCAACAGATCCGGTAAGTGCGGCAATGACTGAAAACGGAAAAATTGTTTACGGACTTTTAATTGGTGTTTTAGTTGTTTTGGTCAGAGTTGTAAATCCGGCTTTTCCGGAAGGAATGATGCTTTCTATTTTATTTATGAACATGTTTGCTCCGACCATTGATAAAATATTTATCAATGCAAATATTAAAAGGAGGATTGCAAGAAATGTCATCCGATAG
- a CDS encoding DUF4870 domain-containing protein: MDNYSNSGLNQDLPQNSGYTKDERMWAMIAHLSAVVGFVIPFGNVIAPLLIWILKKDESAFINDQGKEALNFQISVTIYAFISIILVFLLIGIPILIALAIFVLIFVIIASINSYDGKAYRYPLTIRLIK, encoded by the coding sequence ATGGATAATTACAGTAATTCTGGGTTAAATCAAGATCTTCCTCAAAATTCTGGTTACACAAAAGATGAAAGAATGTGGGCGATGATTGCTCATTTAAGTGCAGTTGTTGGTTTTGTAATTCCTTTTGGTAATGTTATTGCTCCTTTGTTAATCTGGATTCTTAAAAAAGATGAATCCGCATTTATAAATGATCAAGGGAAAGAAGCGCTGAATTTCCAAATTAGTGTAACAATTTATGCCTTCATTTCAATTATTTTAGTTTTTCTGCTAATTGGAATTCCGATTTTGATTGCTTTAGCTATTTTTGTTCTTATCTTTGTTATTATTGCATCCATTAATTCTTATGATGGAAAAGCGTACAGATATCCGTTAACGATAAGACTTATCAAATAA